From Phocoena phocoena chromosome 16, mPhoPho1.1, whole genome shotgun sequence, a single genomic window includes:
- the ZNF503 gene encoding zinc finger protein 503 codes for MSTAPSLSALRSSKHSGGGSGSGSADPAWTSALSGNSSGSGSGPGPGSSPAGSTKPFVHAVPPSDPLRQANRLPIKVLKMLTARTGHILHPEYLQPLPSTPVSPIELDAKKSPLALLAQTCSQIGKPDPSPSSKLSSVASNGGGAGGAGGGAGGDKDAKSGPLKMSDIGVEDKSSFKPYSKPGSDKKEPGGGGGGGGGGGGGGGGVSAEKSGFRVPSATCQPFTPRTGSPSSSASACSPGGMLPSAGGGPEGKDDKKDSEAGGGGGGSKGSGGASAEGGPTGLAHGRISCGGGINVDVNQHPDGGPGGKALGSDCGGSSGSGSGPSAPTSSSVLGSGLVAPVSPYKPGQTVFPLPPAGMTYPGSLAGAYAGYPPQFLPHGVALDPTKPGSLVGAQLAAAAAGSLGCSKPAGSSPLAGASPPSVMTASLCRDPYCLSYHCASHLAGAAAASASCAHDPAAAAAALKSGYPLVYPTHPLHGVHSSLTAAAAAGATPPSLAGHPLYPYGFMLPNDPLPHICNWVSANGPCDKRFATSEELLSHLRTHTAFPGTDKLLSGYPSSSSLASAAAAAMACHMHIPTSGAPGSPGTLALRSPHHALGLSSRYHPYSKSPLPTPGAPVPVPAATGPYYSPYALYGQRLTTASALGYQ; via the exons ATGAGCACAGCGCCCTCGCTTTCTGCCTTAAGAAGCAGTAAGCacagcggcggcggcagcggcagcggcagcgcgGACCCTGCCTGGACCAGCGCGCTCTCTGGAAATAGCTCCGGCTCCGGTTCCGGCCCCGGCCCAGGCTCGTCCCCGGCCGGCAGCACCAAGCCTTTTGTGCACGCCGTGCCCCCCTCTGACCCTCTCCGCCAGGCTAACCGCTTGCCCATCAAGGTGCTGAAGATGCTGACGGCACGGACTGGCCACATTTTGCACCCCGAGTACCTGCAGCCCCTGCCTTCCACTCCCGTCAGCCCCATAGAG CTTGATGCCAAGAAGAGCCCGCTGGCGCTGTTGGCCCAAACATGCTCGCAGATCGGGAAGCCCGACCCCTCGCCCTCGTCCAAACTCTCCTCGGTCGCCTCCAACGGGGGAGGCGCGGGTGGTGCCGGCGGCGGCGCCGGGGGCGACAAGGACGCAAAGTCGGGCCCCCTCAAGATGAGCGACATCGGCGTGGAGGACAAGTCGAGTTTCAAGCCGTACTCCAAACCCGGCTCGGATAAGAAGGAgccgggaggcggcggcggcggaggcgggggcggcgggggcggcggcgggggggtTTCGGCGGAGAAGTCAGGATTCCGGGTACCGAGCGCCACCTGCCAGCCATTCACGCCCAGGACAGGCAGCCCAAGCTCCAGCGCCTCGGCCTGCTCGCCAGGAGGCATGCTGCCTTCGGCCGGGGGCGGCCCGGAGGGCAAGGACGACAAGAAGGACTCCGAGGcgggcggcggcggtggcggcagcAAGGGCTCCGGGGGCGCCTCGGCCGAAGGGGGACCCACGGGGTTGGCGCACGGCCGGATTAGCTGTGGCGGCGGGATTAATGTGGACGTGAACCAGCACCCAGATGGGGGCCCCGGGGGCAAGGCTCTAGGCTCGGACTGTGGCGGCTCATCGGGCTCCGGCTCCGGCCCTAGCGCGCCCACCTCCTCCTCGGTGTTGGGCTCTGGGCTGGTGGCGCCCGTGTCGCCCTACAAGCCGGGCCAGACAGtgttccctctgcctcccgcGGGCATGACctacccaggcagcctggctgggGCCTACGCCGGCTACCCGCCCCAGTTCCTGCCACACGGGGTGGCGCTCGACCCCACCAAGCCGGGCAGCCTGGTGGGGGCGCAGCtggcggcggccgcggcgggcTCTCTGGGCTGCAGTAAGCCCGCCGGCTCGAGCCCCTTGGCCGGAGCGTCGCCGCCGTCCGTGATGACAGCCAGTTTGTGCCGGGACCCGTACTGCCTCAGCTACCACTGCGCCAGCCACCTGGCTGGGGCGGCGGCAGCCAGCGCGTCGTGCGCTCACGATCCAGCCGCGGCGGCTGCAGCTCTCAAGTCCGGATACCCACTGGTGTACCCCACGCACCCTCTGCACGGCGTGCACTCATCGCTAACCGCTGCCGCGGCTGCCGGCGCCACACCGCCCTCTCTGGCCGGCCACCCCCTCTACCCCTACGGCTTCATGCTCCCTAACGACCCACTCCCCCACATCTGCAACTGGGTGTCGGCCAACGGGCCTTGCGACAAGCGCTTCGCTACGTCCGAAGAGCTGCTGAGCCACTTGCGGACCCATACGGCCTTCCCCGGGACAGACAAACTGTTGTCGGGCTACCCCAGCTCTTCGTCTCTGGCCAGCGCTGCAGCGGCCGCCATGGCTTGCCACATGCACATCCCCACGTCGGGCGCCCCGGGCAGCCCCGGGACGCTGGCGTTGCGCAGCCCTCACCACGCGCTGGGACTCAGCAGCCGCTACCACCCCTACTCCAAGAGCCCGCTCCCCACGCCCGGCGCTCCCGTGCCCGTGCCCGCCGCCACCGGACCCTACTACTCCCCCTACGCCCTCTACGGACAGAGACTGACCACGGCCTCCGCGCTGGGGTACCAGTGA